One genomic segment of Rubeoparvulum massiliense includes these proteins:
- a CDS encoding DUF2975 domain-containing protein produces MKRGSTLFLKLAVILIGTPVLALCIFGLPILAKEAVESSSNFAFVLYGIVIVMYVSVIPFFVALYQAFKLLCYIDKNEAFSEISVRALKNIKYCAIIISGLYVVAMPFFYIFAELDDAPGVILIGMLFIFASMVIAVFAAVLQRLLQEAIKIKSENDLTV; encoded by the coding sequence ATGAAACGAGGATCAACACTATTTTTAAAGCTCGCTGTTATTCTTATTGGAACTCCAGTTCTTGCTTTATGTATATTTGGGTTGCCTATACTAGCGAAAGAAGCAGTTGAAAGTAGTTCGAATTTCGCTTTTGTACTATATGGTATCGTAATCGTTATGTATGTATCGGTGATACCGTTTTTCGTTGCATTATATCAGGCTTTTAAACTTTTATGCTATATTGACAAGAACGAAGCGTTCTCAGAAATATCTGTAAGGGCTTTAAAAAATATTAAATATTGTGCAATCATCATCAGTGGCTTATACGTAGTTGCGATGCCATTTTTCTATATCTTTGCGGAGTTAGACGATGCCCCAGGTGTCATATTGATTGGAATGCTCTTTATTTTTGCCTCTATGGTTATCGCAGTCTTTGCTGCTGTTCTCCAAAGACTTTTACAAGAAGCGATTAAGATAAAATCAGAAAATGATTTAACGGTCTGA
- a CDS encoding ABC transporter ATP-binding protein, whose product MQLNASNLGFHYPNGPWIFRHLDITLQTGEVVGLTGPSGSGKTTLARILAGYEEPHEGQVTLHGGMPSSSASHTAAFHPVQLIFQHPEKAVNPRWRMRQTLYEGWNPPDEFLHDLGIEQAWLNRWPNELSGGELQRFCVARALSPATQFLIADEMTAMLDAITQAQIWQVIQSKVEAQQLGVLMISHDQHLLQRLATRMISLSPYHGKEPSI is encoded by the coding sequence ATGCAACTTAATGCAAGTAATCTTGGCTTCCATTATCCGAATGGGCCATGGATCTTCCGTCATCTTGATATCACATTACAAACCGGTGAAGTGGTTGGTTTAACTGGTCCAAGTGGGAGCGGTAAGACCACCTTGGCACGAATCTTAGCTGGCTATGAGGAGCCTCATGAGGGTCAGGTAACCCTCCATGGTGGAATGCCCTCCAGTTCTGCGTCACATACTGCAGCTTTTCACCCAGTACAATTGATCTTTCAGCATCCAGAGAAGGCTGTGAACCCACGCTGGCGTATGCGCCAAACCTTATATGAAGGCTGGAATCCTCCTGATGAGTTCCTACACGACCTAGGGATTGAACAAGCATGGCTGAATCGCTGGCCTAATGAATTATCCGGCGGCGAGCTGCAACGCTTCTGTGTGGCCCGCGCCCTAAGTCCAGCAACCCAATTCCTCATCGCAGACGAAATGACAGCTATGCTGGATGCCATCACTCAAGCACAGATCTGGCAGGTGATTCAAAGTAAAGTAGAAGCCCAGCAACTGGGTGTACTCATGATTAGTCATGATCAGCATCTCCTTCAGCGACTAGCTACACGAATGATCTCCTTATCCCCCTATCATGGAAAGGAACCTTCAATATAA
- a CDS encoding LysR family transcriptional regulator, whose translation MELRELELLLLLAEEKNISKAAARAFISQPALTQRLQALEKAWGTTLFLRSNKGLTLTPEGEKVIAFAQETTGRQQQVIEELQGLTAEIHGTLHLAVGTILAQYWLPGRLSEFVKRYPLVHVDLQTGWSSHMMRKMYDDESHVAIVRGNPEWSGWKQHLFSDPLLLVDTTIQSLAELEHVKKPFLQVDTDSTYRYTIEQWWYHQFKRQPPRSILVDQFETCKQLVLHGIGYAILPGTSITERETALKKLPICDPQGQPIYRDTWLIVSEPARQLPQVQAFIQLLTEGDPSPTEEA comes from the coding sequence ATGGAACTAAGAGAGCTCGAACTTCTCCTTCTCTTAGCGGAGGAGAAGAATATTAGTAAAGCTGCCGCACGCGCATTTATTTCCCAGCCTGCCTTAACTCAGCGTCTGCAAGCCTTAGAGAAAGCATGGGGAACCACCCTATTTCTACGATCGAACAAGGGCTTAACGCTGACACCGGAAGGTGAAAAGGTGATCGCCTTTGCCCAGGAGACCACCGGTCGTCAGCAGCAAGTGATCGAGGAACTACAGGGTCTTACGGCGGAGATTCATGGTACCTTACACCTCGCTGTGGGAACCATTCTAGCACAGTATTGGCTCCCTGGGCGCTTAAGTGAATTTGTGAAGCGCTACCCCTTGGTTCATGTGGACTTACAAACAGGCTGGAGCAGTCATATGATGCGGAAAATGTATGATGATGAAAGCCACGTAGCCATTGTTCGGGGGAATCCAGAGTGGTCCGGCTGGAAGCAGCATCTCTTTAGTGATCCCTTGCTCTTGGTCGATACCACCATCCAATCTCTCGCTGAGCTAGAACATGTAAAGAAGCCCTTCCTGCAGGTAGACACCGATTCTACCTATCGTTATACCATTGAGCAGTGGTGGTATCATCAGTTCAAGCGTCAGCCTCCCCGTTCCATTCTGGTTGATCAATTTGAGACCTGCAAACAATTGGTCTTGCATGGTATTGGCTATGCTATCCTGCCAGGTACCAGCATCACAGAGAGGGAAACTGCATTAAAAAAGTTGCCCATCTGTGATCCACAGGGGCAACCCATTTATCGAGATACCTGGTTAATTGTAAGTGAACCTGCACGCCAATTACCACAGGTGCAAGCCTTTATCCAACTACTTACCGAAGGAGATCCTTCCCCTACTGAGGAAGCGTAA
- a CDS encoding helix-turn-helix domain-containing protein: MAIIINIDVMLAKRKMSVTELSERVGITMANLSILKNGKAKAIRLSTLEAICKALECQPGDILEYKSEEDL, from the coding sequence ATGGCGATTATAATCAACATTGATGTGATGCTGGCTAAAAGAAAAATGAGCGTAACAGAACTTTCGGAGAGGGTTGGAATTACGATGGCTAACCTTTCTATATTGAAAAATGGAAAGGCAAAAGCAATTAGGCTTTCAACTTTAGAAGCAATATGCAAAGCATTAGAATGCCAGCCTGGGGATATTTTAGAGTATAAAAGTGAAGAAGATCTGTAA
- a CDS encoding YkuS family protein — translation MARIGVEENLTHVEDALRERGYETVPLRNEDDFYGCDCCVVTGQDSNLMGIQNVSFEGSIIDASGMNAEEICREVDERVSNMNNRQG, via the coding sequence ATGGCACGAATTGGTGTAGAAGAAAACCTCACCCATGTTGAGGATGCATTAAGAGAACGGGGCTATGAAACAGTTCCTCTCCGCAATGAAGATGATTTTTATGGTTGTGATTGCTGTGTAGTCACTGGTCAGGATAGTAACCTGATGGGCATTCAAAATGTTAGTTTTGAAGGTTCCATCATTGACGCAAGTGGAATGAATGCCGAGGAAATCTGTCGCGAGGTTGATGAACGCGTCAGTAACATGAACAACCGTCAGGGCTAA
- a CDS encoding sulfite exporter TauE/SafE family protein, which yields MELTFEMFLLFGIGLLATFIGTLGGSGGFINLPAMMALGIPIHTAIASNKFANTFSSFTSFITLFRQKAIAGKALLFFIPFSLTGGIFGAIFASSLKPQTMQRVAIVLLVIAFVLTYRQKGEKRTVSHHVKLPIPLYPIQMGFSFYDGMLGPGQATMQMIVFQHYQLSYLTSIALTRMNTFFSCIGAFATYYLAGLFSWSVGIPLALGGVIGARMALIVARKLSQQQALYLLRSLTLVLLGYMVVGQIT from the coding sequence ATGGAGCTCACTTTCGAGATGTTTTTACTGTTTGGCATCGGTCTGTTGGCTACTTTTATCGGCACCTTAGGGGGAAGTGGTGGCTTTATTAATCTACCAGCAATGATGGCGTTGGGTATTCCTATTCATACAGCCATTGCCTCCAATAAGTTTGCGAATACCTTCAGCTCCTTCACAAGCTTTATCACCCTCTTTCGGCAAAAGGCGATCGCTGGGAAAGCATTACTATTCTTCATTCCATTTAGCTTAACAGGGGGAATTTTTGGTGCGATCTTTGCTTCTTCCCTCAAACCACAGACAATGCAGAGGGTGGCTATTGTTTTGCTAGTCATTGCCTTTGTTCTCACTTATCGGCAGAAGGGGGAGAAGAGGACCGTGAGCCATCATGTGAAGCTACCTATTCCGCTCTATCCTATTCAGATGGGGTTCAGCTTCTACGATGGAATGCTTGGACCAGGTCAGGCAACGATGCAGATGATCGTCTTCCAGCATTACCAGCTCTCTTATCTCACATCCATTGCCTTAACACGAATGAACACATTTTTTAGTTGTATCGGTGCATTTGCCACATATTATCTAGCTGGTCTTTTTTCCTGGTCGGTAGGTATCCCCTTAGCCTTGGGGGGAGTGATCGGTGCACGGATGGCCTTAATTGTGGCACGGAAGCTTTCGCAGCAACAAGCTCTCTATTTACTCAGGTCGCTAACCTTGGTATTGCTCGGTTATATGGTGGTGGGACAAATTACTTAA
- a CDS encoding ABC transporter permease: protein MTTLILALCILSFWLVSNSPIDPVQAYVGADLMRVGPEQRAMIAAYWGLDQPPLEQFMHWGKAALQGDSGTSMIFRQPVIEVLGERFRASLALMGVAWVISGILGFLLGVIAGMGPGTWVDRIIQWYCFTLASTPTFWLGMLFLMIFAVWLGWFPVGLGVPAGVLAEEVTLGARIHHLILPALTLSLLGVANVALHTRQKVIDVLDSDYILYAKAQGVQGLPLVWRHIVRNVALPAITLQFAALGELFGGSVLAEQVFSYPGLGQATIQAGLRGDVPLLLGIVIFSALFVFMGNLLADLIYRVVDPRIRRGQIR from the coding sequence ATCACCACATTAATCCTTGCGCTCTGCATTCTCTCCTTCTGGCTCGTGAGTAACTCTCCCATCGATCCAGTCCAGGCCTATGTTGGTGCAGATCTTATGCGCGTAGGTCCAGAGCAGCGTGCCATGATCGCCGCCTATTGGGGGCTGGATCAGCCACCGCTGGAGCAATTTATGCACTGGGGGAAGGCCGCCCTCCAAGGTGATTCGGGAACCTCCATGATCTTTCGTCAACCTGTAATCGAGGTGCTTGGGGAGCGATTTCGTGCTTCCCTTGCCTTGATGGGGGTAGCCTGGGTCATTTCAGGAATCCTGGGCTTCCTGCTAGGAGTCATCGCAGGCATGGGTCCAGGAACCTGGGTAGATCGGATCATTCAATGGTATTGCTTTACCCTTGCCTCCACGCCCACGTTCTGGTTAGGGATGCTCTTTCTCATGATTTTTGCCGTTTGGCTCGGATGGTTCCCGGTGGGACTGGGCGTACCTGCTGGTGTCCTCGCAGAAGAGGTTACCCTAGGAGCAAGGATTCATCATCTCATTCTTCCAGCCTTAACGCTGAGCCTACTCGGTGTGGCCAATGTTGCACTGCATACACGACAAAAGGTGATCGATGTATTAGATAGCGACTATATTCTCTATGCGAAGGCGCAAGGTGTGCAGGGACTCCCCTTGGTATGGCGGCACATTGTCCGAAATGTTGCTTTACCAGCCATTACCTTACAGTTTGCTGCATTGGGAGAGCTCTTTGGTGGGTCTGTCCTTGCGGAACAAGTCTTCTCCTATCCTGGTTTAGGGCAAGCGACCATACAAGCTGGCTTACGCGGTGATGTCCCCTTATTGTTAGGCATCGTCATCTTTAGTGCCCTCTTTGTCTTTATGGGTAATCTGCTTGCGGATTTAATCTATCGGGTGGTTGATCCGAGAATAAGGAGGGGACAGATTCGATGA
- a CDS encoding leucine-rich repeat domain-containing protein: protein MQRMKLSWTLLLLTLFLIPLVACTQVPVNEATVIHISDPYLEQLVREHLQIDGEITNKHLLQLEHLESWDHRPVKSLNGLQYAKNLECIILPFAQIDDLTPLENLPHLQAIHLKGNLIDDIESLTLMPNLNWIILDHNQLANLSSLRELQDHPNLQYLFLRENPLTMNKKELKQVQADLAVAGIYLYLN from the coding sequence ATGCAACGAATGAAGCTTAGCTGGACACTTCTTCTCCTAACCCTATTCCTCATTCCACTTGTTGCCTGTACCCAAGTTCCAGTTAATGAAGCTACCGTAATCCATATTTCCGACCCCTACTTAGAACAATTGGTTCGTGAACACCTGCAGATCGATGGCGAAATCACCAATAAGCATCTGCTTCAACTGGAACATCTGGAGTCCTGGGACCATCGTCCTGTTAAATCACTTAATGGACTACAATATGCGAAAAATCTAGAATGTATTATCCTTCCGTTTGCGCAAATTGATGATCTCACACCTTTAGAAAACCTACCCCATCTTCAAGCGATCCATTTAAAAGGCAACCTGATTGATGATATTGAGAGCCTTACTCTTATGCCTAATTTGAATTGGATCATTCTTGATCATAATCAGCTTGCGAACCTTTCTTCCCTTCGCGAGCTACAAGATCATCCCAACTTGCAGTATCTCTTTCTACGTGAGAATCCCCTTACCATGAATAAAAAGGAGTTAAAACAGGTCCAAGCTGATTTAGCCGTTGCTGGAATATATTTGTATCTTAATTAA
- a CDS encoding ABC transporter permease produces MNSDQLDLPVPRFKRFCLNRRQWTIVTTVVSFLILLSIFLSGWLMGNERLTTNFAVRNQAPSLSYLFGTDWLGRDMLIRTVKGLSLSISVGIMAAAISAVIALALGMLAATMGKWMDAFISWLVDLFLGVPHLVILILIAFTLGGGAKGVIVGIALTHWPSLTRVIRAEVLQLRSAEYIQVSRRLGRSRWWIASRHMLPHLLPQLLIGFILLFPHAILHEAAITFLGLGLSPHQPAIGIILAESMRYLSTGMWWLAFFPGLTLLLVVRTFDIVGHNLQQLFDPHHAHQ; encoded by the coding sequence ATGAATAGTGATCAACTGGATCTTCCAGTACCACGATTCAAGCGCTTCTGTCTAAATCGGCGCCAATGGACCATTGTGACTACCGTGGTCTCCTTCTTAATTCTCCTTAGTATTTTTTTAAGTGGCTGGCTGATGGGGAACGAACGTCTGACGACAAACTTCGCTGTGCGGAATCAGGCACCCTCCCTCTCCTATCTTTTTGGTACCGATTGGTTAGGGCGAGATATGCTAATTCGGACCGTGAAGGGACTCTCCTTAAGTATCAGTGTGGGAATCATGGCAGCAGCCATCAGTGCTGTTATCGCTTTGGCCTTAGGGATGTTAGCCGCCACCATGGGTAAATGGATGGATGCCTTCATCTCCTGGTTGGTGGACCTTTTTTTAGGGGTCCCCCATCTGGTAATCCTCATTTTGATTGCCTTCACCTTAGGCGGTGGTGCCAAGGGGGTCATCGTAGGGATCGCTTTAACCCATTGGCCCAGTCTGACCCGGGTGATCCGCGCGGAAGTATTACAATTACGGTCGGCAGAGTATATTCAAGTCTCACGACGTTTGGGAAGATCTCGTTGGTGGATCGCTTCTCGTCATATGCTGCCCCATCTCCTTCCGCAGCTCTTGATCGGGTTTATCTTACTCTTCCCTCATGCGATCTTACATGAAGCAGCCATTACCTTTTTGGGACTGGGATTATCGCCCCATCAACCAGCGATTGGGATCATCCTAGCCGAGTCCATGCGTTATCTATCTACCGGGATGTGGTGGTTAGCCTTCTTCCCTGGGCTCACCTTACTCTTGGTGGTCCGTACCTTCGATATTGTGGGTCATAATCTACAGCAACTATTCGATCCCCACCATGCCCATCAGTGA
- a CDS encoding peroxiredoxin: MTEGMEKQGTEEVAFAMPRIGQKAPQFDAITTHGMKKLSDYAGKWLILFSHPADFTPVCTTEFIAFQEIYPELRKRDTELLGLSVDSVTSHIAWVRNIKEKMGVTIEFPIIADLNMKVASKYGMIMPEQSDTAATRAVFFIDDKQVVRAIIYYPMSTGRNMAEILRVLDALKTSDQHGVVTGANWKPGDKVIVPPPKTTAAADERTQDSSLEVIDWYLSKKDLK; encoded by the coding sequence ATGACAGAAGGTATGGAAAAACAAGGAACAGAAGAAGTAGCGTTTGCAATGCCACGGATTGGCCAAAAGGCACCACAATTTGATGCAATAACCACACATGGCATGAAGAAATTATCCGATTACGCAGGGAAGTGGCTAATTCTATTCTCTCACCCAGCTGATTTCACCCCTGTATGTACAACAGAGTTTATCGCTTTCCAAGAAATCTACCCAGAATTACGCAAGCGTGACACAGAATTACTTGGCTTAAGTGTAGATAGTGTAACCTCCCACATTGCTTGGGTACGTAATATTAAAGAGAAGATGGGTGTTACCATTGAATTCCCCATCATTGCAGACCTCAATATGAAGGTGGCAAGCAAATACGGTATGATCATGCCAGAGCAAAGCGATACAGCAGCTACACGTGCCGTCTTCTTCATCGATGATAAGCAGGTTGTTCGGGCGATTATTTACTACCCCATGTCCACGGGTCGTAATATGGCTGAGATTCTTCGCGTCTTGGACGCATTAAAAACATCTGATCAACACGGTGTTGTTACCGGAGCTAATTGGAAGCCAGGTGATAAGGTCATCGTTCCACCACCTAAAACAACAGCAGCTGCAGATGAGCGGACACAAGATTCATCACTAGAAGTAATTGATTGGTACTTATCGAAGAAGGATTTGAAATAG
- a CDS encoding ABC transporter ATP-binding protein: MDQTSKAISSPSPLLKVKDLSVSFRQYTKGLRKTVTQVISNLDVEIHAGEVLAVVGSSGSGKSLLAHAILGILPANATITGILQFRGEELTSKKQAALRGKQLALIPQSVNYLDPLMQVGKQVQHAVRGKDARAVQEAVFARYQLVPEVASFYPFQLSGGMARRVLIANALVRDAQLIIADEPTTGLDGSVIAETLGHFRQLADEGRGVMMITHDIEAALSIADRIAIFYAGTTVEIAPVANFCGEGDALRHPYSRALWQALPQNQFRPIPGFQPQPHQLPTGCLFHPRCSMATAACKTVAPEARQVRGGMVRCLHAT; this comes from the coding sequence ATGGATCAAACAAGTAAAGCAATCTCCTCCCCATCCCCTTTACTGAAAGTGAAGGATTTAAGCGTCTCCTTTCGCCAGTATACGAAGGGTCTGCGCAAAACCGTCACCCAGGTGATCTCCAATCTCGATGTAGAGATCCATGCTGGTGAGGTCCTCGCCGTGGTGGGTTCCAGTGGTTCGGGCAAAAGTCTGCTCGCCCATGCCATTCTTGGCATCCTCCCAGCCAATGCTACAATCACGGGAATCTTGCAATTTCGAGGTGAAGAACTAACCTCAAAGAAACAGGCTGCTTTACGAGGTAAACAGTTGGCTCTGATCCCTCAATCGGTGAACTATCTGGACCCATTAATGCAGGTGGGCAAACAGGTACAGCATGCTGTGAGAGGCAAGGATGCTCGCGCTGTACAAGAAGCGGTCTTTGCCCGCTACCAGCTTGTCCCTGAAGTGGCAAGCTTCTATCCCTTCCAATTGTCTGGCGGCATGGCACGGCGCGTACTCATTGCTAATGCCTTGGTACGTGATGCACAATTGATTATCGCCGATGAGCCGACAACGGGTCTCGATGGGAGTGTAATTGCTGAAACACTAGGCCATTTTCGTCAATTGGCTGATGAAGGACGTGGTGTCATGATGATCACCCATGATATTGAGGCAGCGCTCTCCATTGCAGATCGGATTGCCATCTTTTACGCTGGGACTACGGTAGAGATTGCTCCCGTCGCTAACTTCTGTGGTGAAGGTGATGCCCTTCGTCATCCCTATAGCCGTGCACTTTGGCAAGCACTCCCCCAGAATCAGTTTCGACCCATTCCCGGCTTTCAGCCCCAGCCCCATCAGCTACCCACAGGTTGCTTGTTCCATCCCCGCTGTTCCATGGCGACAGCAGCCTGTAAAACCGTAGCACCTGAAGCACGTCAGGTGCGTGGAGGAATGGTGAGGTGTCTTCATGCAACTTAA
- a CDS encoding DinB family protein — translation MNSYVHAVIHQLEVANLTIDQMISLLDPKDFNVRLAQNKRSLGELVNHLVLIYHADLLIADGASETEMNQFYAQRKINSIEEMRSTLHAGFEALKERYRGYSNEQLMELTSSYWGVSYSRFEWFLEIIAHIYHHRGQLHTLLVNLGTDLHISLFE, via the coding sequence GTGAATTCTTATGTACATGCCGTTATTCACCAATTAGAAGTCGCAAACCTTACCATTGATCAGATGATTTCTTTACTAGATCCTAAAGACTTTAACGTACGACTTGCTCAAAACAAGCGATCCCTTGGAGAATTAGTCAATCATCTTGTCCTCATCTACCATGCTGATCTTCTCATCGCTGATGGTGCATCTGAAACAGAGATGAATCAATTCTATGCACAGAGGAAGATCAATTCAATCGAAGAAATGCGATCCACGCTACATGCTGGATTCGAAGCATTGAAGGAAAGATATCGCGGTTATTCTAATGAACAATTAATGGAGCTGACAAGCTCTTACTGGGGTGTCTCCTATTCCCGATTTGAATGGTTTTTAGAAATCATTGCTCACATCTATCACCACCGTGGTCAATTGCATACTCTTCTCGTTAACCTGGGTACTGATCTACATATCTCACTATTTGAGTAG
- a CDS encoding ABC transporter substrate-binding protein codes for MVRKHFGWLILLLIIPALLLSGCGDAKTAEGTQDSAKAGEQVSGNLVKEELVLAIGYEPENGFDPTTGWGRYGSPLFQSTLLARDHEMNIIYDLATEYSLDPNGLVWTVKIRDDVKFSDGEPLTAEDVVYTFETAAQSGSVIDLNNLEKAEIIDSNSVQFTLKQPQSTFLHALCSLGIVPKHAHGDDYAQHPIGSGPFQLVQWDKGQQIIVEANPYYYGEPSPFKRLTFLFLEEDAAFAAAQAGQVDMAFVLPTYANQEVAGMHLVRLASVDNRGILFPYVPAGEQTADGYPIGNDVTTDIAIRKAINIALDREALVEGVFEGYGTPAYSVCDGLPWFNTETVFEDGELEKAQQILSEAGWKDQDGDGILEKGDLKAQFTLIYLANDASRQSLSIAIADMLKPLGIQVDLKGESWDGIAKAMYSTPILFGWGSQDPLELYNLYSSTTVGNGWYNTGYYQNAVVDEHMEKALAATSEEEALQYWKLAQWDGKTGCSALGDAPWAWLVNRDHLYLVRDGLEIGEEAIQPHSHGWPVTANIAQWHWQE; via the coding sequence TTGGTACGGAAACATTTTGGATGGTTGATCTTGCTTCTCATCATTCCCGCCCTCTTATTATCTGGGTGTGGTGATGCCAAAACAGCTGAGGGGACACAAGATTCTGCAAAAGCAGGAGAGCAAGTTTCAGGTAATCTTGTAAAAGAGGAACTAGTTCTCGCCATTGGCTATGAGCCTGAAAATGGCTTCGACCCTACCACCGGCTGGGGACGTTACGGTTCTCCCCTTTTCCAAAGCACCTTATTAGCTCGTGATCATGAGATGAACATCATCTATGATCTCGCTACAGAATATAGTCTAGACCCCAATGGCTTGGTATGGACGGTGAAGATTCGCGATGATGTGAAGTTCTCTGATGGTGAGCCATTAACTGCCGAAGATGTGGTCTATACCTTCGAGACCGCTGCCCAAAGTGGATCCGTCATCGACTTAAACAATCTAGAAAAAGCAGAGATCATCGATAGTAATTCGGTGCAATTCACTTTGAAACAACCTCAATCTACTTTCTTACACGCACTCTGCTCACTGGGGATTGTACCCAAGCATGCCCATGGTGATGATTATGCACAGCATCCCATCGGCTCCGGTCCCTTCCAGCTTGTTCAGTGGGATAAAGGCCAACAGATCATTGTGGAGGCCAATCCGTATTATTATGGAGAGCCCTCTCCGTTCAAGCGCCTCACTTTCTTATTCCTTGAGGAGGATGCCGCCTTCGCCGCTGCCCAAGCTGGTCAAGTGGATATGGCATTCGTGCTTCCTACCTATGCCAATCAAGAGGTCGCAGGGATGCACCTCGTCCGTTTAGCAAGTGTAGATAATCGTGGGATTCTCTTCCCCTATGTTCCTGCTGGTGAACAAACAGCCGATGGTTACCCCATTGGTAATGATGTCACTACAGATATTGCCATTCGTAAAGCCATTAATATTGCCTTAGATCGTGAAGCATTGGTAGAAGGTGTCTTCGAAGGCTATGGTACACCTGCCTACTCCGTTTGTGATGGCCTACCTTGGTTTAATACAGAAACGGTTTTTGAAGATGGTGAGCTAGAGAAAGCTCAACAAATTCTCAGCGAGGCAGGTTGGAAGGATCAAGATGGTGACGGTATTCTGGAAAAAGGTGATCTCAAGGCACAGTTTACCTTAATCTATCTTGCCAATGATGCTTCTCGGCAATCCCTCTCCATCGCCATTGCAGATATGCTGAAGCCCCTTGGCATTCAAGTAGATCTCAAAGGGGAAAGCTGGGATGGGATCGCCAAAGCCATGTACTCTACCCCCATTCTCTTTGGCTGGGGCAGTCAAGATCCCTTGGAACTCTATAATCTCTATAGCAGCACCACCGTTGGAAATGGTTGGTATAATACTGGTTATTATCAGAATGCTGTGGTAGATGAGCATATGGAAAAAGCTTTAGCTGCTACCTCTGAGGAGGAAGCACTACAATATTGGAAATTAGCACAATGGGATGGCAAAACAGGCTGTAGCGCCCTCGGCGATGCGCCTTGGGCTTGGCTCGTCAATCGGGACCACCTCTATTTAGTTCGTGATGGACTAGAAATCGGCGAGGAAGCGATCCAACCTCATAGTCATGGCTGGCCAGTGACCGCCAATATTGCCCAATGGCATTGGCAAGAATAA